In uncultured Campylobacter sp., a genomic segment contains:
- a CDS encoding Fur family transcriptional regulator codes for MNYMELLKNRGLKATPQRLSVLKILDRHSHPTIDELYEEICAENPSVSLATVYKNLNMLKDEGLVVEVNMPNQKARYDIFSHPHIHVVCESCGSVEDYDFCEALDTYKENLERKLGNLIEKMNVLVTVKDCKNCRR; via the coding sequence ATGAACTATATGGAACTTCTTAAAAATCGCGGCCTTAAAGCCACCCCGCAACGCCTCAGCGTACTAAAAATCCTCGATCGCCACTCTCATCCTACGATCGATGAGCTATACGAAGAGATTTGCGCAGAAAATCCATCCGTATCGCTAGCGACGGTATATAAAAACCTAAATATGCTCAAAGACGAGGGACTAGTCGTCGAGGTCAATATGCCAAACCAAAAGGCGCGTTACGATATCTTTAGCCATCCTCATATTCACGTGGTTTGCGAGAGCTGCGGGAGCGTAGAGGACTATGATTTTTGCGAGGCGCTGGATACGTATAAGGAAAATTTGGAGAGAAAATTAGGCAATCTAATCGAAAAGATGAACGTGCTAGTAACCGTCAAGGATTGCAAAAACTGCCGCAGATAG